The nucleotide window TAGACAACCAAACAAAAACTCGTCAATACAAGATTAGCTAGCACATGATAATCAAACATTGTCACTaggtttttgtaaaaaaaaaacaccatCACTAGATTGCATTGACTTGGATAGGCTTCACCGCTTGAGGTAGTTTGACTTATTTTCATAGCCAGAGAAAGTGGTAACCATATTAGGCAACAAAACAAAAAAACTCGTCAATATAGACTTAACTAACAACCAAACACTACTAGGTTGCATTGATTTGCACAGGCTTGAGGTTTTTGTAGCCAGAATTATTGAATAAACGCAACCCAACACACCCAAATCATGGATCTCTTCTAGTATATTGGACACAGTCAGACAGCTATTGGTCGTTCCTGCAAGTTCTAACAGTTTTGTTACCGAGAGAGGGCACGCAGGAAGCATTTAATGGAtctggtgactaaaatttaggaggtatgtcGGGAGAATGTTGCATGGgatgttcggatattaataaaaaaataaattacataatccgccggtactccacgagacgaatttataagcctaattaatctgtcattagtgtatgtttattgtagcaccacgttgtcaaatcatagctaattagacttaaaagattcatcttccaaattagtcataaactatgtaattaatttcttaattaatctatatttaatactttatacatatgtctaaatatttgatgcGATAGCGACTAAAATTTATGAGGGACACCCGAACACCTCCCGACTCCAGTTGGCAGGCACCGAACAGAAGCAATTGGGAATTTGGGATGCACGTGCATGCTAACCAACAAGGCAATTAACCATGCATTTTAATATTCCAAATTTACATCTTCTCTCATTCCTTCTGCCAGTTCGTAGGACTCCACGAGTGGCCCCACGTGACAGAGCACACATGGGCACATAGCGTGGCATGACGTGCTATTAACACGACGCTAGCGAGATAAAGCTAAGCGAAGGTATTGTTGATATATTATGGACTTGgtccgtataatatttaataaatcaaataaaactctatggtatgtAACATTAAgcattgtatggtttaatactgtataggattttgactgaacgttcactcaacttatatggttggaaattattcatcttaattgagaagctaacAAAAAGACAAAGGGGTGCCACACGCGCACGCCGCCCCTGGCGTGGGCGTGGACGTGGCGAGGCAGGCGGCGAGCGGGCGTGGTCAgattttgccacttaaatccacataatcacgggagtttctctccttgatggtggaggtgaATTGATTGTGCCAGTTATCGTCCCTTCTGCTTTCGTCTCCTgagattctccgctgcctttctcccttcccgtcgcagccatatatccgcagtcctccgtcagtccagatcTTTGGCTTCACTTCCGAGAGAGACCACATCTCAACAGCCCTTCGTCAGTCCAGATCTGGCTTCACTTCCgagagagaccacatctcagcagccctcTGGCTTCCCCGTCCTGTACCCGTTGCCTTTCTCCCTTTCCGTCGCAGCCATATATCCgcagtcctccgtcagtccagatctttggcttcacttccgacagagaccacatctcagcagccctcTGGCTTCCCCGTTCCGTACCTCTACGCGCACGGAGAAGCAGGacagcaggtgcctccggaacccccGTCCGCCTGCGAACCTTACACAGGGTGTGCGGCGATtatgtttttggggagcgattccgCGACTGCTCGTTCGACATCTTCTCTTTCGCGGAACCCGTCTttttcctggtgatccgttcatgGGACTGCACTACGAACATCATCATGCATCGATTGTGGTCCacaacttcgagcaacgcactatgtcgactagtgcgaatggagcctccgatgctctcagcatgggaccctccgctgggtacaatctAATCTTtgtgattactgtattttgtaCTTTTACTATATCCATTTGTATGTCATGTATGCATGTTGTAGTGTTCATTAGAGATATACGCATGCATGTATATGCCGTCACAAACCTGCTGacgttatatttctggattaaattgaccatgaaaatggCTAATTGGAATTCATTTGACAAGTCATCGACAAGGTAAATAAAGTCCAAAAAATAAAAACCCAGAGCGCTCCTCCCAGCGGCCAGCGCTCACGCGTCCACGACCTCATCGTCCTTGGACGCGATCACGAACTCCTGACGCAACGCCGGCGACACCACCTTGATGGTCCCGTCCACGGCGTTGGGCCTGCCCAACGCCTGCAGCGCCAGGTGCGCCGCCTTCTGCCCGGAGATCATCATGGCGCCGAACGTCGGGCCCTGCAACAAACAATTATATCATGAATTCCTCGTTCAGTGAGTGGTAACGCAATGCGCCAGGAGTATTCCTCTCACCATCCTCGGTGCGCCGTCAATCTCGGCGACCTCCATGCCGGTGACGATCATGCCGGGCACGACCTCGCGCGTGAGGCGCACGATCTCGTCCTCGGCGGTGTTCATGTCGAGGGCCTTCATCCCGGGCACGTCGCTGATCATGCCGATGTCCTGGAGCCTCTTGACTCCGGTGGCCCCGAACGGCCCGTCATGGCCGCAGGAGCTGACCACCACCTTGGCCTCCATCACGTTGGGGTCCATGCACGACTGCGTGTCGTGGTTCATTGACACGAGCGCCCAGTTGGTGACGACGCCGCCGACGCGGCCTTTCTTCACGATCAGGTCCTCCACGGCGACGGCGTTGAACAGCTTCACGTTGGGCCGCGCCAGGAGGCGGCTCATGACGGTGGACGTGAAGAGCGCGGCGTGCTTGATCACCACGTAGTCCTCGGCCTCGTCGTACGCGACGCCCAGCTCGTCCAGGAACAGGTGCGCCGGCTTCCGCACCACCATGGCCGAGAACAGCTGCCCGCCCAGCCACGCGCCGCCGCCCGGGGACACCGACTGCTCCACGATGGCGATGCTCACGGTGGGGTCCTTGGAGAGCTCGTAAGCGCAGGAGAGCCCCGCGGAGCCGGCGCCCACGATGACGACGTCGGTGTCGGCGTAGGTGATCATGTCCGTCATGTACCGCCGGGTCATCTCGCGGGAGACGACGGACTCCTTGATCGGGCTGAACCGGAAGGACGTCAGGTCGTAGGGCGGGTTGGAGGAGGAGATGGACGACGCGCAGATGGGGCCGCTGGCGGCGCGCCgggtggccacgacgacggacgACGATGGCGTGCGCGTGGCCAACGGGAGCCGGGCGCCCGCGAAGGAGGACTTGAGGAGGCTGGACgcggtggtcgccatggctgaaAGTTTCTTGCTGCAGGGTATGGAAGGGGCTCAGCAGTGTGTGTGAGCTGTGATGGAATGAGACTCTGGCTGGCTGCAGTGGCACTAACAGCAAGGGTTTAAGAAGGGGAACCTGGAGGCTGCCACGAACAAATATCTTGGCTGCCGCCGTGCATGGCTACGTGCTAGCAGATGGGGCGTGGTTGGTCACGGGCACTGGATCGCTGGCAGCAGTGTAGCACCCACCAAGATATCAGCTGGTTCCGGCAGATATTTTGGAGGGTGGGTTGATATTCTGGCTAACAGAACGGGAAAGGGAGGACACGGCCGTCGGGGCTTTCTTGTTCGTCCGTGCCAGAGCTCTCTTCCTTGTTTTCTTGTTCACCGTGGGAGTAATGAACGAAACCAAACAAATTAACGATGGTCGTCGACTCGTCATCACCTGGACTGTCAGCCTGTGTGCTAGCACCCCGCGCACACCAGCCGGTGTCGAGCGCCAGCCAGAGGTTGCGGTTCTTGTCGAGCGCGGCGACGACGACATGGTTGCCCGGTCCCGCGGCCGCTGCCGGCTTGCGGCCAATGACCccattcgcttggaggaattttagAAGAATCTgaaggaatctggatgaatctgaaagaatttgtgagagaaaaatactgttttggataAAAAAAAAGCGAATTCAAGCTTGGTTTAAGGTCACGCGAACGGGACCAATATAGTGGAGGCAGAGCACCTTCCACGCGGGATGGGTCCTTGTGCATACATACAtacagagagagacagagagagaaggAACGACGGCTTTGGACCTTTGGGCGGGCAATCACATCGAAACGGTGCTCCGAATCACATGTACTCAAGGTGGATTTTTGGAATTATTAAATTGTATGGACTCAATGTCCAACTCTCTCACATGGATCCCTTGGTTATGACTTATGAGGCCATATCTATGTATTCAATTCATAGATTAGTTGACCGTATGATTTTTTTTACCAAGAGTCGAGCCAggaaattgatttttttttttttggttgaggGAATGGGTTACCTGGTAATATGTGTTAAGACCAACTCCAAAAGGTTGCCTAAAAGTAGAAGTCAATATCCATGATTTAGCCAATTTCACAAATAAAAAGCTCTCAAAAGTAGACTACTGCAGGAGTATCTTTAAAATTGTGCCATTCTCTATTTTGTTTTTAATCTGACACCATGCTTCCTCCGCCGCCAGAAGCTATTGCACACAGGGTGGTTTGCCTTTGCCTCACCAGCAGCATCTGTCCGCTAGCCAACTGTCGTCTCCAGCAGCGACGATTCGACACAGGGTCGGCTTGCGAGTGTGGGAATGGACGCGGGCATGCAGATGGCAAGCGGTGCCGACTAGCACTTAATAGAATAGAATATAGTTGTTGGACTCTCGTTTCTTTTAAAAATACTCTAAATTAGACTGCATGACGCAAATAACTATTCTATTGTTTTGAAAGGGTAGAAAAAGATTTGCCAGCATTTTTATTAGACGAGGAAAACAAAAGGAAAGGAAAACCGAACTACATGGGTAGCCCCCTTACTGCCCCCTCACACCTAAGGCTGGATAACaagctggctcggctcggctcgttctggctcgttaagataacgagctagctcggctcagcTCGTTATTTTAACGAGCCAGAAAGTCAGTTCGGCTCGgttcgttaaaagctcgagctggctcgttaagctcgcgagctaggtataaaaaatacacaaaatataatatttgcatttatctaaagtttgagaataataataatataaaagtaatgtatctagaccagttactagtcaatttatagggtctagaccggttaccagtcaattgtaaagtgtaagacatgaagtaatacaaaaactaatataagttttgatactttttttcctgaaagcttgctcgtttagctcgtgagcggctcgctgtggcagaacctcctaagttatagggcccacatgcacctgtcactgtccgacgacctttgacatttatgcatatgtttccaataacttaaaaagactgtcgggtgtcctcggggaaccccgaatcatccacgatttccgagcaggatcacgttacagagtcattgcagtattacaacatttattcaaatatccaaaccagagtaaaaacagcggaagtcttacaataacatagtttacaaaccagttgtttcaaaccttacaaactaagttccataattattacaaaccatagtagtagtagagtggcataattaacatatacttaacacacaaaataaacatcctgcccaaggatcacacatttaattctcatcgtcagaacgaacgatagtcatgcagcacgatccaaaacagatctgctcatgaggctcacctgcaacaaggggtcaacgaaccctgagtacaaaggtactcaacaagacttatccgaaatcttaactgataaactcagtaatgcaggctcaaggattcaaggtatagctttaacaataatcaaagttcttttgcgtaaaagctcttttaacaacattctttatatagaaaacttctcgagaattatatacaaagctgacacgatccgcactgagatcatgaaacttcatatccaacatcttcacaagcctcatttaagttctggttattaattctacgatgatgaacagtgagttaagtctccataaccgaggagcaacgacgattcgaaccgattaaacccagctggggattccagaccacacgacatatgcaggtccccgactcacatatatcaacctaccctcggatcctctaaaacaagaacgggtccgcaccacccgagaacacggtactccaccattccagcccatggccacgtgggtacacgctattcccgccatctctccactcccagtgcgcgagtagccattctcgtaatagaattgccaagttcaggcttaccggagtatgtggttagtactacaaattctcacctcatgcaattcaacaacggacgtgccttaatcgacacaggcggaaagaacccgctcacaagacctccatgtcttgtggctcacactcaccgagtccgcccggtctagatttattactccacattcccatatcatatgttaacatagttaaccagtgttccatttgtaacttgcgggtggcaggtagtcacccgactttcatcgttctacgcatagctaagcaagactaggcatatacgagtttaaaaactggtaatatggtaaatatggaataacaagggtggtaatgcaccaattaggcttttacttaactcctaatcacttaatgcagtaacagaaagcaaaagcgaaattaatttataaaatacaaggtagggttgtatgcatccggggcttgccttcgttgacggaaaagtccggttcctgcgacgttacacaagtattcgatccgacctcaacagacggattaacctcttcaacagcttgattaactaccacgttttcaccttcgttcactacacgtaataacaatgccatgtttaacatgatgcggaattcgaaacatgatgctcgatgagggatgaaaaattaataatttgaatacaactttccttcgcggtatagttgcaagtcaaacaaactaattctttttcgtaaacacatacatcaactgccaaggatcattaacaacaaatgacccaaggtcatcactcaatccaaaatttcaaacaaaacctaaatcactaaaggttactatttgcttttatgaattaattatttaattcaaaattatgaaataaatcaacttattctaattgagcccaaaattttagtacatgttcattacatgttaactaagtggcaaaacaaatttcataattttttggacaaataaataagcctagaaaaatcctggaaatccatttatgaataaattgagcaatttttatcccatttaaaacttactgaaaaacattatttcatatttttcttaaatactatacatcttacagaagtcacacaaaaattttcataatttttggagctctaaataaatctacacaaaaataacaaaaacagacactattcattcaaatctgaaaatagaaaaaatccatttgaacgctgagtcactgacatccgggtcccacatgtcatcttcaacctccgacgttgaccaaggcaacgacggctctgaccggcgatttctcaccgacggtgagatcaccggtgacggccaacgtaccaaaatgatcaccaagtctaggcgcatcgatttatggcactaacgcgaccaattacggactgaaccgagcactacgtctaccatggcggccacgacggtgctgctgcactacgccggcgatgggagacctgtaaagcttaaacggatggctcaggaagcaccagcagctcaccccgaacgtgttgaagcaaggagcgaggtcgaagaagcaacggagaggcgtgacgacgatcacggtgatcacggcggagcaaaacgtcgtcggcgatggtgtaccagcgactgcagtggtcaaaatgaacaaccaactatggagtaagcaccacagtatcgagacgaaacagaatcagccaaaaccagggacgaagatgcaccgtggagctctggccgcggcgaatcgcgctcggcggaggagttgccggccgcgaggaagaagacgatgcaactcgagttcctgacttagactagccgaattggtgggttggctggatgcgcaaggatacggcggagctggagcatgctttgccgagacggcaacggcgctaggtcgacggcaaaagctcgatGGAGCTacggcggcggtgactggaaaaacagagaaggaagaagaacgacgacgacggcgtctcggttcttataacgcgacgcagaagctcaaggaagccacgcaggagacatctccacgccagcgcgaagccgaggacgtccacgcgggcgcctggaacgccgaagaaggtcaccggcggtgtagcctcggcggtgaacactgttcacagaaattacaagtttgccattcgccaaatttcacaaattactctcaaattttctaaacaactcaaaaatctccaaaaataaaagttgttcaaaatcaaaagttctacaactttgcttttataaccatctcctaattcggtctagattttgaaatgaacttttgaatttgaatagggaaatttaccgaattacgcctttttgatttactcaaaaattttctaaacaacttgaaaaactccaaaaacaaactttgtataacttgccaagctctacacttttgcttttgggcccaaccccaaaatatgcttagatttttaaatggattttcagggtagggtttacatgttgaaacgcggggttttctcgaaaaattcaaaacccagtcaaactttgaacttgagtcaaacaatacaattcaacactcattacacaaatgtaaacttgttttagtaaatgcatatccaagttttcaccaaatgccaaatgctttgcaatgcatatgatgatatgtcaggttttagtattttaaactcccgaggtgttacaatccttccccctaaaagaaatctcgccccgagattcaaagccatagagtaagtaatggaaaaggaaatgtgtcgcaagaacacatacaaactctgtccatagaACAGCTAAGGttacttttacaaaacacaacatgtactaccgagctcaactaacattactcgattctatattgacgctaaaaattcgggaaacttttctaacaagtaatcttctgattcccaagtagctttctcttctgaatgttgattccattgtattttatagaacttgattgtccgtcttcgagtaacacgatctttctgatctaacactcggataggatattcggaataagttaaatccggttctagttccactccttcaacttcaacattttgtttaggcactcggagacacttcttcaattaagaaacatggaacacatcatgcacagctgcaagatgttccggtaatttcaaacgatatgctacttttccatacctctctaaaatttgatagggtccaatatatcggggtgccaactttcctttaacaccaaaacggttaactcccttcattggtgatactttcagatatacaaaatctcctttgttaaataccaatggtttccgtcgtctatccgcataactcttttggcgggactgagctatcttcaaattactctgtatttgcctaaccttgtcttctgtttctttcacaagatcaactccaaagaatcttctttctccaggctcagaccaactcaatgatgttctgcatctacgaccatagagtgcttcaaatggagccattctaatgctttcctgataactattgttgtatgagaactcagctaaaggtaagcattcatcccactttttggaatagttaaggacacaacaccttaacatatcttcaagtacttgattgactctttcagtctgtccattagtctgcggatgataagctgtactgtatagaagtttagtacccaatgaagaatgcaattgtttccaaaagttggagacaaactgtgtacccctatctgacataatagttttgggtattccatggagactcatgattcttgctaagtacattttggcatattggatcgtaggatatattgtcttgactggaagaaaatgcgctgacttagtgagtcgatctacaataacccatactgagtcaaatccctttgatgtcttgggtagaccaacaataaaatccatacttatgtcctcccacttccaagatggaataggtaatggttgtaattcaccagcagacctcaaatgtatagctttcaccttttgacaagtgtcacactttgctatatatctggcaatctctattttcattttagtccaccaaaatctttgcttcaaatcatggtacatcttgttacttcccggatgaatggataacctagtagcatgtgcctcatctagaattgactgccgcaactcaggaacttttggtaccactaggcgatccttgaaccacaacacatcttcattgtcaatactaaagcactCCGCTTTtcccttcttgactctttccttaatatgggctatacccttgttctccttctgagcaacaataacttgatctcgaatagtgacttcaacaattatgttggtcaaacttccttgttgaattacttctacattcaacttttccatttcttgacataaattcaaacccattgttctcactgtcaaacaattgcaataacttttgcgactgagagcatctgcaaccacatttgctttaccagggtgataatgtacttccaaatcataatccttaatcagttctaaccatcttctttgtcgcatgttcaactctgactgagtaaagatatactttaagcttttgtggtctgtatacatatgacatgtattaccaagcaggtaatgccgccaaatctttagagcatgaaccacagccgctaactccaagtcatgagtcagataatgttcttcatgttgcttaagttgcctggatgcataggcaatgactcggccttcttgcatcaacacacatccaataccaatacctgaagcatcacaataaacatcaaacggcttctcgatgtcaggttgggctaacactggcgtagtagtcaacagtctcttcaaagtctagaaagcctcttcacaatctgatgaccagacaaacttaacttggttcttcaacaattcagttatggactttgatatctttgagaaatctggaataaaccgacggtaatatcccgccaaacccagaaaactccaaacttgatgaactgtggttggcggtttccaatcaagcacatccttcactttgctgggatcaactgcaactccttcggctgacaagacatgtccaagaaattgcactttcttaagccaaaaatcacacttgctgaacttggcatatagttgatgttctctcaagcgggtcagaacaattctgagatgttctgcatgttctttcttattcttggaatatactaaaatatcatcaataaacaccactacaaacttgtctagctcaggcatgaatactgagttcataagatacatgaaatgagctggagcatttgtcaaaccaaaagacattaccaagtattcatataacccatatcttgtggtaaatgccgttttgggaatatcctcaggctttatcttgatttggtgatatcctgatctcaaatctatcttggagaaaactttggctccggccagttgatcaaaaagcagatctatctaagg belongs to Miscanthus floridulus cultivar M001 chromosome 4, ASM1932011v1, whole genome shotgun sequence and includes:
- the LOC136552755 gene encoding thiamine thiazole synthase 2, chloroplastic, with product MATTASSLLKSSFAGARLPLATRTPSSSVVVATRRAASGPICASSISSSNPPYDLTSFRFSPIKESVVSREMTRRYMTDMITYADTDVVIVGAGSAGLSCAYELSKDPTVSIAIVEQSVSPGGGAWLGGQLFSAMVVRKPAHLFLDELGVAYDEAEDYVVIKHAALFTSTVMSRLLARPNVKLFNAVAVEDLIVKKGRVGGVVTNWALVSMNHDTQSCMDPNVMEAKVVVSSCGHDGPFGATGVKRLQDIGMISDVPGMKALDMNTAEDEIVRLTREVVPGMIVTGMEVAEIDGAPRMGPTFGAMMISGQKAAHLALQALGRPNAVDGTIKVVSPALRQEFVIASKDDEVVDA